ttttaaaaacaaacatttgtaaAGAGCATAAGGATTATAAGTGGccgtatttaaaaaaacaaaaacaaaactggtctGCAATTGGCAGTTGAGTTTGTCCCAGAGCCGCAATAGTGGCGGCTGATAAAGTGCGTGCGCCAAGTTTCCGAAAAGACGCCAAGGTTTTCGCGGTCCGATATACATACTGGGTATGCTTATGCAATATATAAACCTCAAAGTTCATTGTTTTCCAACAATTCCATAGTCAAAACTTATTCACCTTGGAAGCATTAACTTTGCATTTCACAATGAATTTTGGGAGACAACCTCGGAATACTCACTCTGCCACACGCGAGTGCGCGCAACACACCAAGGATGGATGCCCAGGgcataaaataaattaaacacaAACCAGCGACAGAAAAGTAGATTCGACGTTTTAGCAGCGTATTGGCAGCAGAGAACTAGAATAATGTTGCTATGTATGAGTACATATAATTAAACCTTATCTATCTACAGGGGGAGCAGAACGTGGGAGAACAAAACACAACTTTTAACAGCAAGCATTCACCGAACAATATGGACGATAGGAAGTTTGGAATAGCGGCGGCTTTTGCAAACCATCAAATGTAGCTGCCATCTGAAGCCAAGTCGTTGCTAAACAACGACCATCACTTAGCAAAAATTAAAAGGGTGCGGGGATCTTTTACCGCGGGGTTCTCCGCGCACTGGAAAAGGGTGATTTTGTTTCTGTCTCAGTTTTCCGGGTTTTGGACACCTTCCTAACTTGCCTCATCCGAGTCACTGTAATGGGAATGGGGGGAAAACTCCCCGTCACTTCTGTGGGATCGGGGGGAAGTTTTGCTACTTTCCTCCTGCACTGGCTGCAGGATGCCCCCAGGCAGCGAAGGCGACAAGTTCTTTTGCGCCATCATCGCCGTCAGGGCGCTGTCCTCGAAAGTCGAGAAGTGCAGAGCTTCCAGCTGCACCGAGTACCCGCCGGTGGAGGCCGGGGCCGAAAAGCGAGTCCGGCAGCTGCCAGGAGGGGTCGGTCGCTGAGCCCCTCCCGAGGCTGGCGGCGTCCCCGCTGCGGTCGTGGTGCCCGCGCCTGCTTCGTAGGGGGCGGCGGCGCGAAGGTGGTGGTGGTCGCTCTTGCAAGAtgctggcggcggcggcggcggctggtcTCCGCTGCTGGGGGTTTGAAGCAGCTCGGACAAGGCGTTGATGTAGATCTGAGCCATCTGCAGGGTCTCGTACTTGGACAGCTTCTTGTCGTTGTTGAAGGACGGGATAACGTTGCGAAGCTGGTCGAAGGCGTGATTCAGCCCGTGCATCCTGCGTCGCTCCCTGGCGTTGGCGGCCAGCCGCCTTTGCTTCTGCACCCCGTTCACCTGTTTGCTGGAAGGGGCGCGCTGGCGGCTGCAGCCCAGCTCGTCTACCACCACCCCGCCTTTCAGCTTGCACAGCTGCTCCCGCACTTTCACCGGTGCCGGGCTCTTGCTGCTGCCACTACCGCCGCTCCTTCTCACCAGCTCCCCTCGGGCGTCCGCCTCGTCCCGGGGCGCGGCGGCCTCGGAGGCGCCCAGCTCTGGGGAATGGAGCAAGTACTGGGCGGCGCGTGCCGTGCAGATGCCCTGCAAAGTGGGAGCCAGCCAGGCGCGTGGGTCGGTGCTGTCCAGGAGGGACAGTTCGGCCGGGTAGACCGGATGCTCTCTCGCCTGCAGGGTCGCAGGAGGCTGGGGTGGCGGCGGCTGCGGGAGGTGGTGCGGCTGGGGATGGCGATGGTGGTCCCCCAACTCCTTCACCTCAGCCCACTCTTCTGCATGCAGCAGGCGGGACATTGCACTGCAGAGGCTCGGAGGCTCAGGGTCGGAGGAGGCACTGGCAAACAAACTCAACCAAAAAACCCTTCCCGGGTCTCTACTGCAatgtcttagttttttttttttttccctcctcgaccctcccccacccactcgGAGATCACACACCAGGTCGCGTGCAACGAAGCTTCTCTGGTTGCTGAAGGCGCTGCGCCCCTTTAAAAAGCGGCACGCGCCAGAGTGTCTCCCCCCgctcctctcccagccccctcctcgcGCCGGTCGCGTGTCTGCTCAGCCAATGGAGGGCGCGGGCAGGCGCGTGCGAGCAGCCAATCAAAGAGTTTTTACGCCAGGAGAAAAGTTCCTGCTAGTGGAGCGCTTGGGCTGCAGCTccagggtttttttcccccccccccccccctcttcTCTGTTAAGTTCGTAGATTCATATGTTAATTGCGGGTTGTAATTTGACTCCGATGTTGTGTCACCCCGCCAAGGGCTGGGGTGCGTGAGCGGTTGCGGAGGGGACTCTTGGCTGGAGCCCGAGCAGACTCGGGTCAGAAGTGCGCAGCCACCGGGCGGGTGAGCGGCTCCGTCCGGACGAAGCTAGACGCGCCTGGGGAGAGGAGGGCTCTCGCGGAAAGGAGAGAAGTCCGTTTGCCCTTTGCTTCTTCACGCTGGGATCGCAGGTCGCACCGTTTGTGCCCACACGTTTAAAATCGCTCATATAGAATATGGCGTATGTATGCATgtaatacatacatgtatctatgtataaatatacatgtatccatgtaTTGCTAAATGACGTCCACCATTTAAAATGAatgttggaattaaaaaaaaaaattgtctccaaatatgtttttcatttttcacctCTCGCTCCCGATCGACATTATGTAGTCTCTTTCTTAATGGAAAGTAAAGTTGTGGTACAGTTATAGAATGTACCAAACTCCAGATCTCCACCCCAACCCCAAACGTCTCCGTTTCCCTTTCCCAACACCCTGAGGTCAGATAGGATGGCAATCTGCAGAAAACTCTCCTCAGAGTAGTTTTAGGGCAGGGATATTGTGTCGTTTCAACACCCGCAGTAGGACTTCATACTAAATGCAGAGCAAGGGGAGAGGGGTGGCGAAAGAACAGGCTCTTGCGTTCCGGACAATTCGGAACACCCTCACGGTAAAGAAGCCCGAGCGATCTGACCTGACTCAGGAGCCCCAAGTTTAATACGACGTGAGGCTTCTCTGGCAAACACCTAGAAACCACAGCCTAAGTCACTGTACCCCAGATCGGTTAGGGTGTGCTCTCCCCAGCGCCCAACCCCAGCCGCGGCCGCCGCCTGGCGGAGCGCTGAAACCCGGGAGGTCCTGGGCGAAGCTCCGAGGCTGTCTCCCAGGTGAACACCACCCTCCCTCCGCGCCTGCAGCTGGGGCCTCCGGTAATCATGCCAAAAAGCCAATCA
The nucleotide sequence above comes from Cervus elaphus chromosome 17, mCerEla1.1, whole genome shotgun sequence. Encoded proteins:
- the ATOH1 gene encoding protein atonal homolog 1, with product MSRLLHAEEWAEVKELGDHHRHPQPHHLPQPPPPQPPATLQAREHPVYPAELSLLDSTDPRAWLAPTLQGICTARAAQYLLHSPELGASEAAAPRDEADARGELVRRSGGSGSSKSPAPVKVREQLCKLKGGVVVDELGCSRQRAPSSKQVNGVQKQRRLAANARERRRMHGLNHAFDQLRNVIPSFNNDKKLSKYETLQMAQIYINALSELLQTPSSGDQPPPPPPASCKSDHHHLRAAAPYEAGAGTTTAAGTPPASGGAQRPTPPGSCRTRFSAPASTGGYSVQLEALHFSTFEDSALTAMMAQKNLSPSLPGGILQPVQEESSKTSPRSHRSDGEFSPHSHYSDSDEAS